The following are encoded together in the Salmonella enterica subsp. enterica serovar Choleraesuis genome:
- a CDS encoding bifunctional glucose-1-phosphatase/inositol phosphatase produces the protein MKKSVTAVSLFLALTTAAWAAPDDVPQGYQLQQVLLFSRHNLRAPLANNGSVLEQSTPHAWPQWDVPGGQLTTKGGVLEVYMGHYMREWLAERGLVKSGECPTADSVYAYANSLQRTVATAQFFITGAFPGCDIPVHHQPQMGTMDPVFNPVITNTDPAFGQKAIQAMAQRRAQEHLDDSYQLLAEVADYRDAPACKEKKQCDLAGGQDTFSAEVNQEPGVSGPLKVGNSLVDAFTLQYYEGFPHDRVAWGEISSDKQWRTLSALKNSYQDSLFTSGEVARNVAAPLIKYLNNALVTAAGKGPKVTLMVGHDSNIASLLSALDFAPYQLPNQYERTPIGGKIVFERWRDTKNNRDLMKIEYVYQSTAQLRNGEVLSLESPAQRVTLSLKGCPVDASGFCPMETFADVMQKAVAGATAE, from the coding sequence GTGAAAAAGTCTGTTACCGCTGTTTCTCTTTTTCTTGCCCTGACCACCGCTGCCTGGGCGGCTCCTGATGATGTGCCTCAGGGTTATCAATTGCAGCAGGTGCTGCTATTTAGCCGCCATAACCTGCGCGCGCCTTTAGCCAATAATGGCAGTGTGCTGGAGCAATCCACCCCGCATGCCTGGCCACAGTGGGATGTACCGGGCGGTCAGCTCACCACGAAAGGCGGGGTGCTGGAAGTTTATATGGGCCACTATATGCGCGAGTGGCTGGCGGAGCGTGGTCTGGTTAAATCCGGCGAGTGCCCAACAGCTGACAGCGTTTATGCCTATGCCAATAGCCTGCAACGTACGGTCGCTACTGCGCAGTTCTTTATCACCGGTGCGTTTCCTGGCTGCGATATTCCGGTTCATCATCAGCCCCAAATGGGCACCATGGATCCGGTGTTTAATCCGGTAATTACCAACACCGATCCGGCGTTCGGGCAGAAGGCGATTCAGGCCATGGCTCAGCGCCGCGCGCAGGAGCATTTGGACGATAGCTACCAGCTGCTGGCTGAAGTCGCTGATTATCGCGATGCTCCTGCCTGTAAGGAGAAGAAACAGTGCGATTTGGCCGGAGGCCAGGATACATTCAGTGCCGAGGTTAATCAGGAGCCGGGTGTGTCCGGGCCGTTAAAAGTGGGCAACTCGCTGGTGGATGCTTTTACTCTGCAATATTACGAGGGCTTCCCGCACGATCGGGTCGCCTGGGGGGAAATTAGCTCTGACAAACAGTGGCGGACCCTCTCTGCACTGAAAAATAGCTATCAGGACTCACTATTTACTTCCGGTGAGGTGGCGCGCAACGTGGCTGCACCGCTGATTAAGTACCTCAACAATGCGCTGGTGACAGCAGCCGGTAAGGGCCCGAAAGTGACGCTTATGGTGGGCCATGATTCAAATATCGCCTCGCTGCTCAGCGCGCTGGATTTTGCGCCTTATCAGTTGCCGAATCAGTATGAGCGTACTCCGATTGGCGGCAAGATTGTGTTTGAGCGCTGGAGAGATACCAAAAATAATCGCGACTTAATGAAAATTGAGTATGTGTATCAGTCTACGGCCCAGCTGCGTAACGGTGAGGTGCTGTCCCTGGAGTCTCCTGCGCAGCGAGTGACGCTGTCGCTGAAAGGCTGCCCGGTGGATGCCAGCGGCTTCTGTCCAATGGAGACCTTCGCGGATGTGATGCAAAAAGCGGTCGCGGGAGCGACAGCTGAATAA
- a CDS encoding serine transporter, whose amino-acid sequence MTKISEIPSPKWTTKDTIWMMGVYGATVGAGTLFLPVEIGTRGPLVFILLLLLGFPLSLVPHVLICRVFMRDAQTQDDSLPLFGSFFGSKGRQAMKLFFCVAHYPVTIVYAVSLVNALSHFLSERLHIAGINRGVLTVVVLLLLHLVLSKGRDKVVSTMSALALPFAIAIILIAASQIPSWDMTNLAHAWQQTHGTSVGSSLEGIWLTLPLIAFSLCSAPLIPSLASWYREPGAGGEQQSVRVIRRAYGLIFFSIIFFVLSCILSTPRETFLLAKEQNLNVLSVIGGSGGMSFMLYLAPFIAIVGMTKSFLGISMPVAETFGVLAADMFNVKHTSSIKLLKLVVAVLMFTVTSVAVYLNPDVLNMIETICGPLIAIFLFIIPTWLIFTREALKPLRGVTATIVMISGIATVSALLYAIV is encoded by the coding sequence ATGACTAAAATAAGCGAGATACCAAGTCCTAAATGGACAACCAAAGATACCATCTGGATGATGGGCGTATATGGCGCAACTGTGGGCGCCGGTACGCTATTTTTACCAGTAGAAATCGGCACCCGTGGCCCACTGGTATTTATCCTGCTGCTATTACTTGGTTTCCCGCTTTCGCTAGTGCCTCATGTTCTGATTTGCCGGGTATTTATGCGCGATGCGCAAACCCAGGATGATTCTTTGCCATTATTCGGCTCATTTTTCGGTAGCAAAGGCCGCCAGGCAATGAAGCTGTTTTTCTGCGTGGCGCATTATCCGGTGACAATCGTTTATGCGGTGTCGCTGGTGAACGCCTTAAGTCATTTTTTGTCTGAGCGCCTTCATATTGCGGGAATTAATCGCGGTGTGCTGACGGTAGTGGTGCTGTTGCTTCTGCACCTGGTGCTGAGCAAAGGGCGCGATAAAGTAGTAAGTACCATGAGCGCGCTCGCGCTGCCGTTTGCCATTGCCATCATTCTGATAGCAGCCTCGCAAATCCCATCATGGGATATGACTAACCTCGCGCATGCCTGGCAGCAAACTCATGGGACTTCTGTGGGGAGCTCGCTGGAGGGTATTTGGCTGACGTTACCGCTTATCGCATTTTCCTTATGTTCAGCGCCCCTCATTCCATCGCTGGCCTCATGGTATCGTGAGCCGGGCGCAGGCGGTGAGCAGCAGTCGGTGCGGGTTATCCGCAGGGCTTATGGGCTGATATTTTTTAGCATCATTTTCTTTGTGCTGAGCTGCATTTTAAGTACTCCGCGAGAAACTTTCCTGCTGGCTAAAGAGCAGAACCTGAACGTACTGTCGGTGATTGGCGGTAGCGGTGGTATGAGCTTTATGCTTTATCTGGCACCGTTTATTGCCATTGTTGGCATGACTAAATCGTTTTTAGGCATTTCGATGCCGGTGGCTGAAACCTTCGGCGTACTGGCCGCAGATATGTTTAACGTGAAGCACACCAGCAGCATTAAGCTTCTGAAGCTGGTAGTTGCGGTGTTGATGTTTACCGTGACGTCGGTGGCGGTGTACCTCAATCCGGATGTGCTCAATATGATTGAAACCATCTGCGGGCCGTTGATTGCAATCTTCCTGTTTATTATCCCGACCTGGCTCATCTTCACGCGCGAGGCGTTGAAACCGCTGCGCGGCGTTACCGCAACTATCGTAATGATTAGCGGGATTGCCACGGTATCGGCATTGCTGTACGCCATCGTCTAA
- a CDS encoding NADPH:quinone reductase, with protein MKAIVYSQNDLPIADEHSLYEMDLPKPQPEAHDLLVKIAAISVNPVDTKVRHNSPVSEPRILGWDAVGVVEAVGASVTLFKPGDEVFYAGSIIRPGSNAEYGLVDERIAGKKPSSISDAQAAALPLTSLTAWELLFDRLSVVPGKGQGDALLIIGAGGGVGSLLTQLASKLTGLTVIGTSSRPETAQWVKDLGAHHIIDHSKPFAPQLKALGIEDVRYVASLTHTDSHFDQIVEVLAPQGSMAVIDDPETLDVMPLKRKAISLHWELMFTRSMFQTKDMQRQHDILMEVSRLIDNGTLKTTLGEHFGKITAANLRRAHALIESNKAKGKIVLEGF; from the coding sequence ATGAAAGCGATTGTATATAGCCAAAATGATTTACCGATTGCTGACGAACATTCTCTTTATGAGATGGATTTACCAAAGCCGCAACCTGAAGCCCACGATTTGCTGGTCAAGATTGCCGCAATCTCGGTTAACCCGGTCGATACAAAAGTTCGCCATAACAGCCCGGTATCAGAGCCGCGTATTTTAGGCTGGGATGCCGTCGGGGTTGTCGAAGCCGTAGGGGCAAGCGTTACTCTGTTTAAGCCGGGCGATGAGGTTTTTTATGCCGGCTCCATTATTCGCCCTGGCTCAAACGCAGAATATGGCCTGGTCGATGAACGTATTGCCGGTAAAAAACCATCATCGATATCTGATGCACAGGCAGCCGCGCTGCCGCTGACTTCGCTGACCGCATGGGAACTGCTGTTTGACCGCCTGTCGGTGGTTCCAGGTAAGGGGCAGGGCGACGCCCTGTTGATTATCGGTGCAGGCGGCGGTGTGGGTTCGCTGTTAACCCAGCTGGCAAGTAAGCTCACCGGCCTTACGGTGATTGGCACCAGCTCACGCCCTGAAACGGCGCAATGGGTAAAAGATCTTGGCGCTCACCATATTATTGACCACAGCAAACCTTTTGCACCGCAGCTTAAAGCGCTGGGCATCGAAGATGTGCGCTATGTGGCAAGTCTGACCCACACCGACAGCCATTTTGACCAGATTGTTGAGGTGCTGGCTCCACAGGGCAGCATGGCGGTTATTGATGACCCGGAAACACTGGACGTTATGCCGCTGAAACGTAAGGCGATATCCCTGCATTGGGAACTGATGTTCACCCGCTCCATGTTTCAGACTAAAGATATGCAGCGCCAGCACGACATTTTAATGGAGGTCAGTCGCCTTATCGATAATGGTACGCTTAAGACCACCCTTGGCGAGCATTTCGGCAAGATAACGGCAGCAAACTTACGCCGCGCCCATGCGCTTATCGAAAGCAATAAAGCTAAAGGCAAAATTGTCCTCGAAGGTTTTTAA
- a CDS encoding LysR family transcriptional regulator, which translates to MVRLEDVKMFVRSTALGSFSNAAREAGLLPAQVSAAIQRLEKALGVRLFVRSTRSLRLTSQGEKYLPYAQEMLEVMKSGFDSLQSEDDGLHGNLKISLPSDLGRNVLLPLISRFCRDNSGVSVQLLFSDEVSNIYRDPVDIAIRYGELQNGSYVALPLAAHNRRVLVASPKYLQQYGRLERLEDLHQHECILWQKDGQIHNSWHFETSGSKKTLMVNGRYVSNDADVSRRWAVAGYGIAYKSRLDVYEDISSGKLVTLLQDIQGEKAPLNFICPHRSQFSALVRQVYSVLKDYLDGLDTANKA; encoded by the coding sequence ATGGTGCGTCTGGAAGATGTGAAAATGTTTGTGCGCTCAACGGCGCTGGGCAGTTTTTCTAATGCGGCGCGAGAAGCTGGTTTGCTTCCGGCCCAGGTCAGCGCCGCCATCCAGCGCCTGGAAAAAGCGCTGGGGGTACGCCTTTTTGTCCGCTCTACCCGCAGTCTGCGTTTAACCAGTCAGGGCGAGAAATATCTGCCCTATGCCCAGGAAATGCTGGAGGTCATGAAGTCGGGGTTCGATAGCCTGCAAAGCGAAGATGATGGTTTGCACGGCAATTTAAAGATTTCGCTGCCTTCAGACCTCGGGCGCAACGTATTACTCCCGCTGATATCCAGATTCTGCCGAGATAACTCCGGCGTATCAGTGCAGCTCTTATTTTCCGATGAGGTCAGTAATATTTATCGCGATCCGGTGGATATCGCCATCCGCTACGGCGAATTGCAAAACGGCAGTTATGTGGCATTGCCGTTGGCGGCTCACAACCGGCGGGTACTCGTGGCATCACCGAAGTATTTGCAACAGTACGGCAGACTTGAGCGGCTTGAAGACCTTCATCAGCATGAATGTATTTTATGGCAGAAAGACGGCCAGATTCATAACTCGTGGCATTTCGAAACCAGCGGGTCGAAAAAAACGCTTATGGTCAATGGCCGGTATGTTAGCAATGATGCCGATGTCTCCCGACGCTGGGCAGTTGCCGGATATGGTATCGCCTATAAATCCAGGCTTGATGTTTATGAAGACATTAGCAGCGGGAAGCTAGTGACGCTGCTCCAGGATATTCAGGGCGAGAAAGCACCGCTTAACTTTATTTGCCCGCACCGCAGCCAGTTTTCAGCGCTGGTGCGTCAGGTTTATAGCGTGCTTAAAGATTATTTGGATGGGCTTGATACAGCGAATAAGGCGTAA
- a CDS encoding DNA-invertase, producing MQIGYIRVSTRDQNPDLQRNALISAGCDQIYEGSASGKSTKKRPGLRRAMRRLADGDTLVVWKLDRLGRSMKDLVGLVGDIQARGAQFHSLTDSINTSTAAGRFFFHVMASLAEMERELIIERTLAGLEAARERGRYGGRPRKISECQREQLKALAGNGVPASQLAGIFGVHVNTIYRHLDCLDGEN from the coding sequence ATGCAGATCGGTTATATCCGCGTCTCAACGCGGGACCAGAATCCGGATTTACAGAGAAATGCGCTGATTAGCGCAGGTTGTGACCAGATTTATGAGGGCTCGGCTAGCGGTAAATCGACGAAGAAGCGCCCAGGCCTGCGACGGGCCATGCGGCGGCTGGCGGACGGCGACACATTGGTGGTCTGGAAACTGGACCGGCTGGGGCGAAGCATGAAAGACCTGGTGGGGCTGGTAGGCGATATCCAGGCCCGCGGCGCCCAATTCCACAGCCTCACCGATTCGATAAACACCAGCACGGCCGCTGGCCGGTTCTTTTTTCACGTGATGGCGAGCCTTGCAGAAATGGAACGTGAACTGATAATCGAGCGGACCCTGGCAGGGCTGGAGGCGGCGCGGGAGAGGGGGCGGTATGGTGGGCGGCCTCGGAAAATATCAGAATGTCAGCGCGAGCAGCTAAAAGCCCTGGCCGGCAACGGCGTGCCAGCCAGTCAGCTGGCGGGGATTTTTGGTGTTCACGTGAACACAATTTACCGGCACTTGGACTGTCTGGACGGGGAAAATTAA